CCCAGCCCGGGGATCGAGGGCGGGATGAAGGCATAGCACTCGGCTCCCGGCACGGCGACGTACAACTCGTCGGTGAGTTTCTGTGCGATTTCCATGGCCGAGAGTTTGCGGTCGGCGAAGTCGACCAGCGAGACGAAGATGATGCCGCTGTCGGTCGAGGCGATGCCCGCCATCATGTTGAAACCCGCGGCGAACGAGGTCGAGGCCACTTCGGGCAGGATGCGGATCACGGCGTCGGCCTCTTCCATGGCGGCCTGTGTGACGGGAAGCGCCGAGGCTTCGGGCGTGGAGACCATCACCATGACGTAGCCCTGGTCTTCCTCGGGGAGGAACCCCGCGGGCAGCTTGCGCCATACGACGAAGATGACCGCGAGTACCACGGCGATGAATACGCCCGTGCGCGTCACGTGGCGGATAAGCGTCGGCGTAAAGGCCGTATAGCGATCCATGTTGCGGGAGAAGGAGCGGTTGAAGGCGGCGAAAAAGCCTTTCTGCGGCGGTTCGCGGCGGCGCAGCAGCAGGGCGCAAAGCGCCGGGGAGAGCGTCAGGGCGTTGAATGCCGAGATCACCACCGAGACGGCGATCGTGATGGAGAACTGCTGGAACAGCCGCCCCGTGATGCCGCCCGTGAACGACACGGGGACGAATACGGCCAGCAGCACGACCGTCGTGGCGACGATGGGCGAGGCGACGTTTTTCATGGCTTCGAGCGCCGCGGCGCGGGGCCGCATGCCGGCGGCGATATTGACCTGCGCGGCCTCGACGACCACGATGGCGTCGTCGACCACCAGGCCGATGGCCAGCACCAGCCCCAGCAGCGAGATGATGTTGACCGAGAAGCCCAGCAGCGGGAAGAGCGCGAAGGCCCCGATGAGCGAGACGGGGATAGCCACGAGCGGGATGACGGTCGCCCGCCAGTCCTGGATGAAGAGGTAGATGATGAAGATCACCAGGATGAGGGCGATCACCAGCGTGTGGAATATGTCCCGGATACCGGCGTCGATGCTGGTCGTGGTGTCGACGATCGTGGTGGCCGCAATGCCGTCGGGCATGCGTTTTTCGAGCCGTGCCATCGCCGCCCTGACCTTCTTGCCCACCTCCACGGCGTTGCTGCCGGGCTGCTGGTAGACGACGATCATGGCCGTGGGCTTGCCCTCGAAGAGCGAGCTCACGCCGTAGCTCTGGCTGCCGAGCGAAACCTCGGCCACATCGCACAGCCGGATCTGCTGGCCTTCCGAAGTCGTGACGACCACGATGTCGCCGAACTGCGCGGGGGTGGTGATCTGCGGCGGCATGGTCACCGTATAAGTATAGGTGGTGCCGTCGGGCGCGGGTTCGGCCCCGAACTGCCCGGCGGGGTAGATGCCTCCCTGGTTCTCGATGGCCGCGGTGACGGCCGAAACCGGGATGCCGTAGTATTTCAGCACGTCGGGCTTGAGCCATACGCGCATGGCGTACTCGCCGGCGCCCATGATCGACACTTTGCCTACGCCGTCGATCTTGAGCAGCTCGTTCTGGAGGTTGATGTAAGCGTAGTTGGAGAGGAACTCGGCGTCATAGCGTCCATCGCTGTGCAGCGAGAAGACCAGCAGGAAGCCGGTCATGGTCTTGCGCGTGGTGACGCCCTGCTTGGTGACCGTCGCCGGGAGCTGTGCGGTGGCCGAAGAGACGTTGTTCTGCGTGAAGATGGCGTCCAGGTCGGGGTCGGAGCCTATGTCGAAGGTCACCTGCATGACCATCGAACCGTCGTTGGCGCTGGTGGTCTGCAAGTAGAGCATGTCGCTCACGCCCATGACGCTCTGCGCCACGGGCGTCGCCACGGCGTTGTTGACCGTCTCGGCATCGGCGCCGTCGTACGTGGCCGAGACCTCGACCACGGGCGGCGTGATGTCGGGGTATTGTTCGATCGGCAGGTTCAGGATCGAAATCAGCCCCACGATGACGATGACGATGGCCAGCGACAGGGCGAAGATCGGGCGCGAAACGAAAAATTTCTCCATGGCGTCACTTTTTTTCGGGGATGACCTTCATGCCGTTGTGCAGTTTCTGCTGCCCGGCCGTTACCACCAGTTCCCCGTCGATGAGCCCTTCGTCGATGCACCACATCGACCCGTACGTGTCGCCCGGGATCACCCGGCGGTACATGGCCGTGCTGTCGGGGCGTACCACCCAGACCGAATTGACGCCCTGCGCCTGGCTCACGCACGCCTGCGGCACGACCACGCGCGGCCGTACGGGGCCGACGCTGGCCTCCACACGGGCGAACTGCCCGGGTTTGAGCGAACGGTCGGGGTTGGGGAACATCACTACCAGCACGAGCGTCCCGGTCGTGCTCGACACGTCCTTGCGCGTATAGTCGTAAAGCCCCTCATAGGGGTATTCCGTGCCGTCGGCCAGCATCAGGCGAATGTCGGTGAGCAGTCCCGCATTGTCGAAGATCGAGGTGCGCGGCCCCGCCGAGCGCAGGTATTGCGCCATCGGGATCGCCACGTCGACGGTCAGCGTGTCGATGTTCGAAATGGTCGTCAGCACCCCGAACTGCGTGCCCGGGCCCACGTAGTCGCCCACGTGTGCCGAGGTGTTGGAGATGATACCGTCGATGGGCGAGCGAAGCTCCGTATAGCCGACGTTCATGCGGGCGCTGCTGAGGGTCTGCTCGGCCGAGCGGACGGTGGCTTCGGCGGCTTTGTACTGGGCCGTATACTGGTCCAACTGCGACTGGCTGATGGCGTTGATCCTGGCCAGCGGCACGGCGCGGTCGTAGTTGTTGCGGGCTTCGATCGCCTGCGCCCGGGCCGATTGCAGGGCGGCCTCGGCTGCGAGCATCGAGGTCGAAAGCTGGTCGGGGTCGATTGTGAACAACAGCTGCCCGCGCTTCACGGGCATACCGTTGGCAAACTGCTTCGTAAGCAGGTAGCCGTTCACGCGCGGCTGGATCACCGCATCGAAATTGCTCGCCAGGTAACCGATGAACTCCATGCGGTTGGGAACGCTGTCCGTGACGGCTTCGGCCACGCCGACCCTGAGCGGGGGCATGGCGGTTTCGGGCTTGTGCCTGCGGCACCCCGCGAGGAGTACGGCGAGCAGCCCCGTGATAAGGAAAAGTCTGTTCATACCGGGATGTTTTACACCCTTGCAGGGGCAAAAAACGTACCGTGAACAGGGTGACAGCTAGTTAAAAAGGGGATTATATGCTAAAAAAAGCTGATTTTTTTAACTGCAAATGATGATGTTTAGATAATTTTTATATCTTTGCGTTGATAACAAACCCAAATTAATATAAAAGTTATGAAAGAATTAGTAGCAAAGATCAATGCCGAGTACGAGGTATTCGCAGCAAATGCAGCAGCACAGGTAGAGAAAGGCAACAAGGCCGCCGGTACGCGTGCCCGCAAATCAGCACTGGAGATTTCGAAGCTGATGAAGGAATTCCGCAAGGTTTCCGTAGAGGCTGCGAAATAATCGCCGACTACAAAGACGCAACAAAGGCTGTCCTTGCGGGCAGCCTTTGTTGTTTTCGTGCCGCATGCGGGGTGCTCCCGCGGCAAGCCGGGCGGGCACGGGTGCAGGTCAGGGCTCGATGCCGAATTTGCGGAATACCTCCATGTCCTCCCCGGCGAGACCCGTCTTGCGGAAGGGTACGGCCTCGTTGTGGTCGTTCAGATAACGGCGCGGCCGGGTGCGGTCGTAGCCCGCGTTGACCAGCGACACGCCCGTGTCGATGTAATTCCCCCGGATCGAAGCCATGTCGGCCATGGTGTGGAACAGCGCGTGGGTCGTGGCGGGTACCGTGGCGTTTGCCTCGGCGGCAGCGGCCTTGTCGGGGAAATTCTGCCGGTAAGCGTCGGAGAACCACGCCAGCGAAGCGACGTAGAGCTGGTAGGCCGTCGTCGTGGGCGAAGCGTGCAGGAAGCGTTCGCGCCTGTCGTCGAGGATGTCCTCGCCGTGGTCGGCGCAGTAGAGCAGCGCCGACGAAGTCCCGCGCAGTCCGCGCAGGTACTGGATCGTTTCCGAGAGGAAGAAATCCGTGTAGAGGATCGAATTGTCGTAGGCGTTGCGGAGCGTCTGCACGTGTTCCCGCGAGATCGCCACGTCGTCGTCGGGGCGGAAATGCGCGAACTCGCGCGGGTAACGCTGGTGGTAGCTGAAGTGCGAGCCGTAGCAGTGGAGTATGAAGAGCATCTTCTGCGCCTTGTTGCTTTCCACGGCGCGGCGCACCTCGTCCAGCAGCTGCATGTCGTGGCGCGGCGAGCGGATATAGATCAGGTGGTCGGCGTCGCGGGCGAGTTTGTCGATCATGGCGCCCTGCGGCGACTGATTGGAGATGAACCAGGTCTCGAAACCGGCTTCGTTGAACAGCGCCGGGAGCCCCTTGCGGCGGTAGAGTTCGGGGTGCTCGTCGGTCGCAACGGACGAGAGGATCAGCGGCACGCTCTTGTGCGTGGTGTTGCTCTGCGTGAGCATGTCGCGGAAAACGATCAGGTCATCGACCTGCGAAAGGCGGGGATTCGTCTCGCGGTCGTAACCGTACAACTGCCAGTTCATCGCACGCGAGGCTTCGCCGATGACGTAGACGTATATCTCGCGCCCCGGCGCCTGGGCCGTGCGCGACGCACCGTAGGTGAAATCCTCCGAGGTCTCCTCGAAATTGTAGGCCTTGCAGAATTCCGTGGCGCTCAGGTGTACGTTGTAGAGCACGTTGAGCGGAAAGATCTCGTCCCGCAGCACGTGCCGGTCTTCGCTCACGCGGTAGGCCGGCCACAGCGCCAGCATGCCCAGCGCCATGAGCACCGCCCCGGTCAGCCCGACGTTCATGCGCGTGGTGCGCGATATCTGCCGTTTGTGCCCGATTTCGCGCGCGGCGAACCACAGCAGCGGCAGGTACATCACGCAGACCAGGATCACGGAGGGGTAGATGTTGCTCAGCAGCTCGCCCGCCTCGCCCGGGTTGGTCGTCACCAGGTTGGTGAACATGTCCGTGGCGATGATCGAGTTGCCGAAAAGGTACAGCAGCACGATCTGGAACGCGCACAGGAAAATGAACGGGAACGCCAGCCAGATCATTATGCCCGAACGGCGCAGTGCCACGCTCCACATCATATAAAATCCCAACGGCATCAGTATCAGCGCCTCGACCGTCCATACGGAGTAGGGTTCGGTGTTGGCCAGCACGCAGTTGGGGATAATCAGCGCGACAAAGAAATAGACGGTCAGCAGCGTGGTGAAACGGCTGCGGGTTTTGACCGTCCGTCGCCTGTTATTTTTATTCGGATCAGCATTCATATCTTTACTAACCTAAAAAGCTTCGTTCAGGCTCAGCAGGAACCCGCTGGTTTTCTTGCCGAAGCCGTAATCGAGCCGCACATTGACCCGTTTTTTCAGCTCCCACCTCAGGCCGACGCCATAGTTGGGAAGCGTTTCCGACCAGTCGAACCGGTCGAGGCTCTCGAATACGTTGCCGGCACCGCCCCATACCGTGCAGCCGATACGCCGCCAGATGCGCTGGCGCAACTCTACCTGGAAGGTAATCATGTCGTTGTCCGTATAGCGCCCCTGGTAGTAGCCGCGCATGCGCTGCGAACCGCCCATGCGGGCCAGCATCGGCCACGGGGTGCCTTCGGAGTTGAACTCCGCGTAGAGGTCGGTGGCGATCAGTCCCCCTTTCCATACCTGACGGTACCAGTCGGCCGTGAAGGTCGTGCGCCACAGCGACTTGCCGCAGTTGCCCAGCCCCTTGGCGAAGAAGGTCTCCTCCAGGCTGACATAGATGCCCCGGTACGGGTTGGGGATGAAGTCGCGCGAGTCGTACTCGAGGATGGCCCCGATGCCGGTGGCCGTGTAGTGCGTCTTCTGTCCGTACTGCGACAGGTAACGCTCGCTGCGGGCGTCGAATTTCTTGCCCTGCGTGTGCTCGAAGCTCAGGATGCCGCCCACATAGGTGTTGGGCAGCACGCGGTGCAGGTAGCGCCCCTTCACGAGGTAGCGTTTTTCGTTGTACGACCCCTCTTCGTTATACCGCCCGTCGTGGTAGCCGATGCCCCACATGTCGCGGGGCGCCGAGGCGAACATTACCGTGTAGTCGATGCGTTTGCTGTTGCGGGCGAAGATGTTGTTGCCCGTGACCCCCAGAGCATAGAACCCCGAGATCGAGACATTGGCGAAGATCGAGATGTCCGAGGGCGCCGTCACCGAGTCCGTACGGTCGATGCGGTAGAGGCCCGCGGCCAGCAGCCCGATGCCGAGGCTCGTATTCTTCGAGTAGCTCGGGCCCCCCGCGAAGGTGAAGTCGATCTTCTTTTCGAACGTGCGGTCGGTGGTCGAACCTTCGAAATATTTTACGACGCGGCGCAGGAACGGCGGGCGTTTTTCGGCCTGCGGTTCCTCTTCCTCCGGAAGCGGGGTGTATGTATAGTGCAGCGTATCGCTGCCGTTGATGTATACCTCCTGCTCCTGTGCCCGTCCGTGCAGGGCGCAGCCCAGGGTGAAGCATACAACGGCTATCCTGCGCAGCATCCGGCTATTTGTACTTCTCGATTGTTTCGTAGAAATCGGCCTTGTCCTGCTCCGAGAGCACGCCCTTGCGCAGGAATACCAGCTCGCCTTCCTTCGATACGATCATCAGCACGAACTGGTTGTTGCAGTCGCCCAGCTCCCATGCCGTGCTCAGGATGCGATCCTGGTCGGCCAGTACCAGCGCGCCGTTCTTGGCCGTGCGCTTCTTGGCCATGTTGCGGGCCATGCCGTTGGGAACCATCGGGGCGTCCTTGAGGTTCATCACCCCGAAGCCGTAGATGTTGTCCCCCTGTGCACGGTGGTTCTCCTCCAGCTCGACCGTGAAGTCGTTGTTCTGCTTGTGGCGGTCGGGATCTACATAGAATATCATCAGGTTCTTCTCTCCCCAGTACGGCAATTTGGTCGGTTTGCCGTCGAGGTCGAGCACTTCGACATTGTTCACTTTGCGCGGCAGCCCCTGGGCCATGGCTGCGGATGCCGTGAGCGAGAGGGCCGCCAGCATCGCGATTACTTTCATCTTCATTATATTCTGTTTTTTGGTTTTAAATGAAAACAAATCGGGACAAAGTTACAACATTTCCGCTAACATACCGACCGGCAGGCCATATAATATTGTTCTCTTCGTTCAATTTTTTCGTTTCGCAGGGAAAAGGGCCGTGTCGAATGCGTACAGCCCGCCGCCGGACATGGCCAGAAAAACATAGACCCCCAGCCAGGTGAATGCCAGCGTCCCGAAGCCCGGGGCGCCCCAGAGCAGCACCCCGAGGATTCCCGCGGCCATGACGATGGCCGATGCCCGCACCCACAGGCCCATGATTATCAGGGTGGCGAGCACCACCTCGACGAGCGAGACGATGACGAACACGGCCGGGCTGCCGGCGAATGCGAAAGAGGGATACGAGTCGACGATCTCGTTGTAATCCTGTATTTTGCCTATGTTGTGGAAGAACATCATGCCTCCCGCGAACAGGCGCATGTACAATACGGCCCAATCCATGTGCCTGCATTGTGCGATCCGTTCACCGATTCTTTTTTCCATGCCCCGTGCCGTGCAATTTGCATTCCAAACCCCGGTGAGGCGAATATCCGGCCACGCCGCACCGCCTCAATCGTCCTGCCGGGCGAAAGACCAGTGCGTATGGATGATCTCCCAACCGCCGGACGTTGCGGCCGTGTAAACTTCCGTGCAGTGCATCCTGAACACCTGCCCGTCCCTGAGGGCCTCGTAATCGTATGCCAGGACGGCAGCGCCCGGCGACAATCGCACGACGGGGCCGATCATCCGGTACGTGTCGATCCGGATCTTGCCCCTGACTGTGCCGTAGTACTCTCCGAGGGCTTTTTTGCCGATGAGTTTGCGTCCGAGAGCCGGGTCGAAATAGACTACGTCGCCGGACGTGAGTTCCAGGAACCCGTCGGGGTCGCCCTGGTTCCACCGCTCCAGTGCCCGCCTTTCCAATGCGATGATTGCGGCTTCGGGATCCCCGCCGCAAGGGGTGTGGTTCGTGTGCCCGTTCATAAAATTAAATTTAGGATGTATGCCGTGTTGGAGCTGTCATTCCCGCGGGATGCCCGCACAGGCCCCGCCGCCCAATATAGCCAATTTCCCTGAAACGGCCTAATCCCCATCCGCCTCGGGACGGTTACCGCCCCCCCCCGGCCGGCAGCCGTGCGGCTACGTCCCGGCGGGTAAAATTACCGCGGCTGCACCCGCCTGCGCCTTTTCCGCAGGGCCTGGACGGGTTGTGGCGCGGCATGGAATAAGTCCGGGCTTCCGGGGGTTGCACGCTCTTCGGCTTCTGGGAGAGGCGAACACATTCGGGCTTCCCGGGGGGGGGCTCTTCGTTTTTTGGACGGGCGGCGGCACGGCACGACCCGATAAATTTGGCACTCCTCGCGCCTTGCACTATCTTTGTCCCCATGGAAACAAAGATACTTTTCGTTTGTCTGGGGAATATCTGCCGTTCCCCGGCTGCCGACGGAATCATGCGGCACATAGTCCGCGAACGCGGGCTCGGGGCGGAGATTGCGGTCGACTCGGCCGGGACGTATGCCGGGCACACGGGCGAACTGCCCGATGCGCGCATGCGGCGGGCGGCGTCGCGCCGCGGCTATGACCTGACGCACCGTGCCCGGCAGATCCGCGAGGAGGACTTCGGGAAATTCGACATGATCGTGGTGATGGACGACCGGAACTACGAGCACGTGCACCGGCTGGCGCCGTCGCGTGCGGATGCCGCCAGGATCTTCCGTATGCGGGAGTTTTTCAGCCGCCATCCCGGCTGGGATCATGTTCCCGATCCCTATTACGAAGGTGCCGAGGGCTTCGAGCTGGTGCTCGACATGCTGGAAGACGGCTGCGAGGGAATCCTCGCGCACCTCGGGAAATAGGCTGCCGGAATACCGGGCGGACGGGTGCAGGTGTCATTTGTCGGAAAACCCTGCCGGCACCGCGGCACGCAATGCGAAACACCGGCCCGGAAGTACCCGGGCCGGTGTTTTCATGTTCCGGAAATCCCTTAGAAATCGAGTCCGAAGCTGATGCTGTACGTATTGTGCAGCAGCGTCTCCTTGCGTGCGATCAGGTAGGCGAAATCGAGGCGCAGGTGCAGGAACCGCACGCCGGCGCCGACCGACCCGTAGGTGGGGTAGTAATTCCGCCGTTCGCCGTAGTGGTAGCCCGCCCGCAGCTGGATGAGCTGCATGAGGTTGTATTCGGCGCCCACCGACATCTGGAACCCGCGCACCCGCGCCGGGGAGAAATAGTAGCCCCAGTCCGCCCCGACGGTTATTTCGTGGGCATCGGTGAGGAACGTATCCAGCGCCACGCCCGCCGTGAGATCCATCGGCAGCGTATAGTCCGTTTTCCCGAGGTAACCGCCCAGGTTGCCCAGCTTGCCGCCGACGCGCAGCGTAGAGTAGCTGCCGACGTTCTCCAGCGGCTGCGACCACGCAACGCTCAGGTCGACGGCCAGTGCGTCGGCCGTGTCGTCGTGGCGTTTGAGGTGCATGTAGCGCCCCACGATGCCGACGGCCCACCTCTCGCCCAGGCGGCGCGAATAGCCCAGGTCGACGGCCATGTCGTTGTTGCCCCGTTCGCGCAGGTACTGCCGCCAGCCGATTTGTGCCATGTTGACGTTGTCGAACCGGCAGAACCCGGTCACGGCATAGTAGTCGAACTCGCCCTGCCCGTAGTAGGACGAGGAGACCTGCGAGGGCATCTGCGAAAAGATGGCCGTCGCCGAATTATTATAGATGGCGTGCGAACCCGACAGGGTCGTCATGGCTACGCCGCCCATGCCGAGCGCCTTGGCGTCGGGTGTCGGGAGCGTAGCCTCCTGCGCCGAAGCATACAGCGCGGCGGCAAGGAGTGCCAGGGTGGTTGTCAGACGTTTCATACGGCAAATATAGCAAAAAAGATGCAACTTCCATTCCGGGGCGCTGCCTGCGCACGTTCCGTCAGCACGAAATCCGTTTCAGGTGGGCTGCCACCAGTTCGAAGAAGCGCGAAATATGCTCCCCGTCGACGAAAGCGTGGTTGACGAAGATCGAGAGGGGCATCACGAGCCGGCCTTCGCGTGCGACCGCCTTGCCGGCGTTCATCAACGGGTATTCGGTGGGCTGGCCGGGTGCTCCCTGGGCATAGGTGACCGAGGTGAAATAGAGTTTCGGCGTGGCGCTCAGGAGGAAGACATCGTAGTCGCCCTGTGCCTGCAACACTTTTTCCTCCCCGTAAGGATCCCCGTCGGAAGGAATGCCGGTGACGATGGCGCGCGCCCGGGCATAGAACCTGTCGAACTCGGCGTGGTAGGGGATGCGGACGGTGTAGAACGTGCGTCCCGGGACGGCAATCGGCGTGATGACGTCCACCCTGTCGTGGTAAACCACGTTGCCGCTGCTGTCGGTGCGGTAGCGAAACTCTTCGATCTCGTTTACCGAACGCAGGACGGCATAGAGGTAGTAGAGGAAGAACGAACGCCCGGTGGCCTTCGCCGCCGCGCGGGCTTCGGTGCAGTCGACCTC
This Alistipes onderdonkii DNA region includes the following protein-coding sequences:
- a CDS encoding efflux RND transporter permease subunit, with amino-acid sequence MEKFFVSRPIFALSLAIVIVIVGLISILNLPIEQYPDITPPVVEVSATYDGADAETVNNAVATPVAQSVMGVSDMLYLQTTSANDGSMVMQVTFDIGSDPDLDAIFTQNNVSSATAQLPATVTKQGVTTRKTMTGFLLVFSLHSDGRYDAEFLSNYAYINLQNELLKIDGVGKVSIMGAGEYAMRVWLKPDVLKYYGIPVSAVTAAIENQGGIYPAGQFGAEPAPDGTTYTYTVTMPPQITTPAQFGDIVVVTTSEGQQIRLCDVAEVSLGSQSYGVSSLFEGKPTAMIVVYQQPGSNAVEVGKKVRAAMARLEKRMPDGIAATTIVDTTTSIDAGIRDIFHTLVIALILVIFIIYLFIQDWRATVIPLVAIPVSLIGAFALFPLLGFSVNIISLLGLVLAIGLVVDDAIVVVEAAQVNIAAGMRPRAAALEAMKNVASPIVATTVVLLAVFVPVSFTGGITGRLFQQFSITIAVSVVISAFNALTLSPALCALLLRRREPPQKGFFAAFNRSFSRNMDRYTAFTPTLIRHVTRTGVFIAVVLAVIFVVWRKLPAGFLPEEDQGYVMVMVSTPEASALPVTQAAMEEADAVIRILPEVASTSFAAGFNMMAGIASTDSGIIFVSLVDFADRKLSAMEIAQKLTDELYVAVPGAECYAFIPPSIPGLGITSGVSVEVQDLEGRGTAYLLAQAGRLMDSLRKQPSIASVTTQFNAGVPQRRLRIDKEQALAAGVDLGVLYGDLTTLLGGAYINNFSRFGKLYQTYIQAAPEYRIDKRSLDNYYVASSSGESVPVSSFVEVVDTVGVEYVSQFNLYRSISLTVTPAARASTTTVMQQITRTAGEVLPDDIGTAWSGTSYQEANASKTGGLVYLLALVFVFLALAALYESWGLPLAILMSVPVAVLGAVLFIGVSHLLDAFFVNDVYMQISLVMLIGLAAKNAILVVEYADRLFNEKGLSLMDAAIGAAKLRVRPIIMTAFAFILGVMPLVFASGVYATARNIMGVALVGGMLFATLLGIFVYPALYYFVGRIGNFERRRERKKQEEKL
- a CDS encoding efflux RND transporter periplasmic adaptor subunit produces the protein MNRLFLITGLLAVLLAGCRRHKPETAMPPLRVGVAEAVTDSVPNRMEFIGYLASNFDAVIQPRVNGYLLTKQFANGMPVKRGQLLFTIDPDQLSTSMLAAEAALQSARAQAIEARNNYDRAVPLARINAISQSQLDQYTAQYKAAEATVRSAEQTLSSARMNVGYTELRSPIDGIISNTSAHVGDYVGPGTQFGVLTTISNIDTLTVDVAIPMAQYLRSAGPRTSIFDNAGLLTDIRLMLADGTEYPYEGLYDYTRKDVSSTTGTLVLVVMFPNPDRSLKPGQFARVEASVGPVRPRVVVPQACVSQAQGVNSVWVVRPDSTAMYRRVIPGDTYGSMWCIDEGLIDGELVVTAGQQKLHNGMKVIPEKK
- a CDS encoding histone H1-like protein Hc1, whose protein sequence is MKELVAKINAEYEVFAANAAAQVEKGNKAAGTRARKSALEISKLMKEFRKVSVEAAK
- a CDS encoding lipid A phosphoethanolamine transferase, which produces MNADPNKNNRRRTVKTRSRFTTLLTVYFFVALIIPNCVLANTEPYSVWTVEALILMPLGFYMMWSVALRRSGIMIWLAFPFIFLCAFQIVLLYLFGNSIIATDMFTNLVTTNPGEAGELLSNIYPSVILVCVMYLPLLWFAAREIGHKRQISRTTRMNVGLTGAVLMALGMLALWPAYRVSEDRHVLRDEIFPLNVLYNVHLSATEFCKAYNFEETSEDFTYGASRTAQAPGREIYVYVIGEASRAMNWQLYGYDRETNPRLSQVDDLIVFRDMLTQSNTTHKSVPLILSSVATDEHPELYRRKGLPALFNEAGFETWFISNQSPQGAMIDKLARDADHLIYIRSPRHDMQLLDEVRRAVESNKAQKMLFILHCYGSHFSYHQRYPREFAHFRPDDDVAISREHVQTLRNAYDNSILYTDFFLSETIQYLRGLRGTSSALLYCADHGEDILDDRRERFLHASPTTTAYQLYVASLAWFSDAYRQNFPDKAAAAEANATVPATTHALFHTMADMASIRGNYIDTGVSLVNAGYDRTRPRRYLNDHNEAVPFRKTGLAGEDMEVFRKFGIEP
- a CDS encoding BamA/TamA family outer membrane protein, which produces MLRRIAVVCFTLGCALHGRAQEQEVYINGSDTLHYTYTPLPEEEEPQAEKRPPFLRRVVKYFEGSTTDRTFEKKIDFTFAGGPSYSKNTSLGIGLLAAGLYRIDRTDSVTAPSDISIFANVSISGFYALGVTGNNIFARNSKRIDYTVMFASAPRDMWGIGYHDGRYNEEGSYNEKRYLVKGRYLHRVLPNTYVGGILSFEHTQGKKFDARSERYLSQYGQKTHYTATGIGAILEYDSRDFIPNPYRGIYVSLEETFFAKGLGNCGKSLWRTTFTADWYRQVWKGGLIATDLYAEFNSEGTPWPMLARMGGSQRMRGYYQGRYTDNDMITFQVELRQRIWRRIGCTVWGGAGNVFESLDRFDWSETLPNYGVGLRWELKKRVNVRLDYGFGKKTSGFLLSLNEAF
- a CDS encoding DoxX family protein; the encoded protein is MEKRIGERIAQCRHMDWAVLYMRLFAGGMMFFHNIGKIQDYNEIVDSYPSFAFAGSPAVFVIVSLVEVVLATLIIMGLWVRASAIVMAAGILGVLLWGAPGFGTLAFTWLGVYVFLAMSGGGLYAFDTALFPAKRKN
- a CDS encoding YybH family protein, translating into MNGHTNHTPCGGDPEAAIIALERRALERWNQGDPDGFLELTSGDVVYFDPALGRKLIGKKALGEYYGTVRGKIRIDTYRMIGPVVRLSPGAAVLAYDYEALRDGQVFRMHCTEVYTAATSGGWEIIHTHWSFARQDD
- a CDS encoding low molecular weight protein-tyrosine-phosphatase, which translates into the protein METKILFVCLGNICRSPAADGIMRHIVRERGLGAEIAVDSAGTYAGHTGELPDARMRRAASRRGYDLTHRARQIREEDFGKFDMIVVMDDRNYEHVHRLAPSRADAARIFRMREFFSRHPGWDHVPDPYYEGAEGFELVLDMLEDGCEGILAHLGK
- a CDS encoding PorV/PorQ family protein, with protein sequence MKRLTTTLALLAAALYASAQEATLPTPDAKALGMGGVAMTTLSGSHAIYNNSATAIFSQMPSQVSSSYYGQGEFDYYAVTGFCRFDNVNMAQIGWRQYLRERGNNDMAVDLGYSRRLGERWAVGIVGRYMHLKRHDDTADALAVDLSVAWSQPLENVGSYSTLRVGGKLGNLGGYLGKTDYTLPMDLTAGVALDTFLTDAHEITVGADWGYYFSPARVRGFQMSVGAEYNLMQLIQLRAGYHYGERRNYYPTYGSVGAGVRFLHLRLDFAYLIARKETLLHNTYSISFGLDF
- a CDS encoding chloramphenicol acetyltransferase; translated protein: MKHIVDIETWERRDNYAFFRNFLNSWISVATEVDCTEARAAAKATGRSFFLYYLYAVLRSVNEIEEFRYRTDSSGNVVYHDRVDVITPIAVPGRTFYTVRIPYHAEFDRFYARARAIVTGIPSDGDPYGEEKVLQAQGDYDVFLLSATPKLYFTSVTYAQGAPGQPTEYPLMNAGKAVAREGRLVMPLSIFVNHAFVDGEHISRFFELVAAHLKRISC